The Trachemys scripta elegans isolate TJP31775 chromosome 6, CAS_Tse_1.0, whole genome shotgun sequence genome includes a window with the following:
- the LOC117879521 gene encoding uncharacterized protein LOC117879521 produces MNPILFLFLSLLISAGTTKKLISSSKDYHNLPVNDLEEEEEEEDDNDGNNYVVQSPEDHEIFLETDISTNPPVSKDVLMLKNSMQNLREYLKLLSIKKAEEEQLESSEAQPSEESKFGPHYLNIITQGPVEESLSGDLRAKPVNIYKDPILKDLSAELDNQTPEFNETEYHPRNMFFKPVPMSDKGDLIQKKAANIGRKKDVRETLMLAVSSTTLIILIIFMICCGVTLNQFSKQKKGSSNASTTHAEQQRLAFLSYFQPSFSKTADSSMWDEKTLSEIRSNSQSRHSKTRTLSNIKSVDDVSSISDESTRSGATLYKASKTGENEL; encoded by the exons ACTACCATAACTTACCTGTCAATgacttggaggaggaggaggaggaggaagatgataaTGATGGTAATAACTACGTTGTACAAAGTCCTGAGGACCATGAGATCTTTTTAGAAACAG acATTTCTACAAATCCGCCTGTGTCCAAAGATGTGTTAATGCTGAAGAACAGTATGCAGAATTTACGGGAGTACT TGAAATTGCTCTCCATCAAAAAAGCTGAAGAGGAACAACTAGAGAGTTCTGAAGCACAGCCTTCTGAAG AATCCAAATTTGGACCTCATTATCTCAACATTATCACTCAAGGCCCAGTCGAGGAATCACTTAGTGGAG ATCTAAGAGCAAAACCTGTGAACATTTACAAGGACCCAATTTTGAAAGACCTATCTGCAG AACTGGATAACCAAACTCCTGAGTTCAATGAGACAGAATATCACCCaagaaacatgttttttaaaccaGTACCAA tgTCGGATAAGGGTGATCTTATTCAAAAGAAGGCAGCAAAtataggaagaaaaaaagatgtaAGGGAAACACTAATGCTTGCTGTATCATCTACAACTCTtatcattttaataatatttatgaTATGCTGTGGTGTGACTCTCAACCAGTTcagcaaacaaaaaaa GGGTTCTAGTAATGCTTCCACCACTCATGCTGAGCAACAGAGACTGGCATTTCTATCTTATTTTCAACCTTCTTTTTCTAAGACTGCAGACAGTAGTATGTGGGATGAAAAAACACTGTCAGAGATAAGGAGCAATTCACAGTCTAGACATTCAAAAACAAGAACATTATCCAATATAAAGTCAGTAGATGATGTATCATCAATTTCTGATGAATCAACTCGCAGTGGAGCTACTTTGtataaagcttcaaaaacaggCGAAAATGAGCTATAA